ATACAGAACCCCTGGGAGCTGATAAAAGAATCGCCGATATAGTGAAAGACAGGGTAAATGATGCCCTCTAAAATTTCTGATCTCGGGGAAAAACTTCTCATAAAAAGACTTTTGTCAAAGAGCAAGAATCCTCGATTAAATTCTCTTTTTTTAGATGAAAATTCAATTAAAAGCCTTTCTGACGATGCTGCACTCCTAAATCTTGGAGAAAATTATTTAGTAGCATGTTCCGACATGTTAATACAATCTACACATTTCCCCAAGGAAATGAGCCCCTATCAGATTGGTAAAAAAATAGTAACAGTTAATGTAAGTGACTTAGCAGCCATGGGTGCAGAAACTATTGGAATAATCGTTTCAATGGGACTTCCAAAAAACATGCTACTCACTGATTTTGATGATCTTGTTGATGGAGTTCTTGATAACTGTAATAAATATGGTATGGCCCTTATAGGTGGTGACACTAATGAATCATCTGAATTAACACTTTCTGGTACTTGTCTCGGAATTGTAGGAAAGAAAAACGTTATGATGAAAAATGGAACACATCCGGGAGATATTGTTGCAGTCACAGGACCACTTGGCCTTGCAGCTGCAGGATTTAAAGTGCTTCTTAATCCATTCCATAATAAAAACCCTCTTGAAGAGGATACTAAAAATTTAGTAATAAAACATGCGCTTGAACCTGAAGCAAAAATGAAAGAAGGAATTATTCTTGCAAAATCCAATTCAATAAGTTCTGCAACTGACATAACTGATGGCCTTCTCAGTGAATTGGGAGAATTGATCGATGCAAATGAGAATGAAATTGGATTTATAATTTCCATGAAAGATCTTCCCATACCAAAAGAAGTCTTTGATATTGCCAATATAACTGGTAGTGACCCTTTGGATATGGCTACTGCATATGGTGAAGATTTCGAACTCCTACTAACAGTACCCCCAAATCTTTTTAATGATTTAAAAACCAAATTGTCTATTTATAAAATTGGATTAGTTGATTCTTCCGGCAAGATCAAAATGATAGATAAGGAAGGAAATACAAACATAATAACACCTAGGGGTTACGAACATCTGAAGTAATTCCGCCTTATTCATGAAGTAAATATGAAGTATTAAATTAAGATTCTTTATGAAATTTCTTCAATTCTATGGTGTTAAAATTGAAAAAAGAAGCTATTTTATACGACAAAATGGGTAAATCATTGAACTGTAAAGTTTGTGAAAGAAGATGTTTAATTTCCGACGGTAAACGAGGTTTCTGTGACATGCGTGAAAGTATTGACGGAAAATTGTTTACCTTGAATTATGCAGCTGCTTCTTCGGTAGCTATTGACCCTATAGAAAAGAAACCTTTATTCCATTTCTATCCCGGTTCAACTGTATTATCACTTGGATCTATTGGATGCAACTTCAGATGCAAACACTGCCAAAACTGGAACATTTCCCAAGCAGAACTTGAAGATATTTCACTTCGTGAAATACTGCCTGAAGACGCTGTGAAACTTGCAAAGGAATATAAATGTAAATCCATTGCTTGGACCTACAACGAACCAACAATGTGGTTAGAATATACTATTGACTCTGCTAAACTTGCAAAAAAAGAAGGATTAAAGACAGTTTATGTTACCAACGGGTATATGACCAAAGAATCTCTTGGAATGATTGGTCCCTATCTTGATGCAGCAAATGTAGACTTGAAAGGAATGTCCGAACAATTTTATAATGAATTATGTGATGCAAAAATGCAACCCGTACTTGATAATATAAAAAGAATCTATGATAAAAAAATTCATTTGGAAATAACTAATCTGATGATACCAGGATATAATGATTCAGAAAAACATATTAAAGCCCTTGTGAATTTTATGGTAGAAGAAATAGGTGTTGAAGTACCTTTACATTTTACAAGATTCTTTCCCTACTATAAACTAAAAAACATCCCTCCAACAGCAGTTGCAGACCTTGAAAAAGCCCATAAAATCGCTACAGATGCAGGTATGAAATATGTGTATATAGGTAATGTACCTTCCGGTACTGGGGAAAATACATACTGTTATAGCTGTGGAGAACTTCTTGTTGAGAGAAATGGTTATCAGATTATGGAAGATGATCTTAAAAAGGAAAAAAAATGTCCTTCATGCGGTGCAGGCATTGATATTGTAACAGAATAGGTCCATCTAAATTTGAAATTAAATGTTATATTAATAAATTAATTTTTTAATCCAACATCTTACTGACCCTTTCAAATTTCTCTTTTTTATCCAATAATTTAGTTGCGTCAACACCTACTTTTGTTGTAGTACCATCTGGAGTTGCACGAGGATCAAGAGATGATCCTCTAGCACCAGGAACAATTAAGATATCTTCATCCCCTTTAACTCTTGTTGCAATTGCATATTCAATATCAGCACCATTGAAGATATCTATATCTTCATCAACAACTACACAATGTTTCAACGAAGGATGTGCTGCCAGAGCAGCCATTATAACATTTTTACCGTCTCCAGGCGTTTGTTTTTGGATAGATATTGCTGCATGTAACCAACAACAACCTCCCTCGGTCAAAACAACATTTCTAACTGTGGGCACAGTATTTTGGACTGCTTTATATATCCGGGGTTCCTGAGGTAATCCCTGAAGTAGTTTATGTTCATTTCCAGCAGGCATTATGGCATGATAGAGTGGATTATTTTTATAATGCATTTTTGAAAGCTTTATAATTGGTTCTTGTCTAATAACATCATAAGTATCTGTAAGATCAACAAAAGGCCCTTCTGGAGCACGTTCATGAGGTAGTATTTGGCCTTCAAGAAGTATCTCACAATCAGGGACCTCTATATCAACAGTATCACATTTTATAAGTTTCAATTCACCATTATGAAACGTGTTTGCAACCTCTAATTCATCAGATGTAATTGGGATAGATGTACAAGATGCAAGTAGAGTTGCAGGATGCATTCCTATTGCAATTGCAATTTCTAGAGGTTTTTCGAATTCTTCTGCCTTTTTGTAATAGGTATAGAGGTTTCTTGGAACAATTCTAACTCCCAACATATCAGTACCATTCACTAGCATTCTATGAATTGATGCATTCCTAACTCCTGTTACAGGATCTTTAGCTATTATAACACCTGCTGTTAAATATGCTCCACCATCCTTTCGGTAGTAGGTTGGTACGGGTAATTTGGTGAGATCTGCATCCATAGATACCTGAAAATTTTTTGTTGTGGTCTCTACCTTCTCAATAGGAGTTGGATTTTCAGTTGCTTCAACTATCCTAGAAGTGATCTGAGGCACTGTTACCGATATGGAACGTGCAATTTTTTCTCTTGTGTTACAGATACCAGATATTATTCCCATTTCACTTTCTTTAATATTCTTGAAAATCACAACTTCTTTATCGTGTTGCTTTAAGAATTTAGAAACTTCATATTTAGTTGATATTTCATTTTCAACATTTATAACCTTAAAATCATTTTCAATGGCCTTTAAAAAATCTCTCATACAATTCTGGCTCCTTCATAATTCCTTAAATCAATGGAGAAAAATAATCATATAATTTGGGCTATTTTATGGTTGTGGCAATGAACATAACAATGAATATTACTGCTATGGCAACAAGCATGTAGTTAACGTTACACTGGCACCCCTTTACTTCACATTGATCTTCATTAATTTCTTTGTTTCTTTTCATTTTTACAATCTACCTTCGGATAATATTAATAAATTATTATTGACAGTTCATATTCCCCTTAAATTGTAATAATTCTTGTTTTACATTTAAATCTCCTAAAGCAAGCATTTCTGCCGCAAGTAAAGCTGCATTACCGCCAGAATCAATTCCAAGAGTAGCAACAGGTACACCAGGAGGCATATTCACCATTGAAAGCAGTGCATCTATTCCATCAAGTCTTTTTGCACACGGAACTCCAATTACGGGTTTTTCAGTGAAGGCCACTACTGCTCCAGTAACATGTGCTGAAAGTCCTGAAATGGCTATGTATAATTTAACAGCCTTAGTTTCTTCCATGTAACTTTCAAATTTTTTAGGATGTCTTATTGGAGATATTACAGTTGAATCATAGATAATTCTCATTTTATCTAGGAACATGGTTGTTTTTTTTGCAACTTTTATATCTGAGTAGCTTCCTGCTATAACAGCAACATCCGGATATTTTGGATCATCGTAATCCTCAAGATTGTATTCATTAGATCCTTCCAGTTCGTCAATTTCAAATGAATGTCTCGAATAATATTTCCCTGTTAATTTTTCAGCTAGCTTTTCTTCATCTTTCTTTATCTTGAAGAAAAATTCTCTTCTCATTTTTGATAGTTTTGTTCTTACATGTACATCGTGTATACCAACCATCTGGGCAGCTAATATAGCCCCATTTTCGCCTCGATCAATACCGACCGTTGCAACTGGAGCACCAACTGGCATTTGTACTGTAGCAAAAAGTGCATCAAGCCCTCCAAGTTTAACAGAAACAGGGACTCCTACTACCGGTTTGTGCGTGTTTGCAGCTATTATTCCAGGCAAGTGGGCTGAAAGTCCAGCTATTCCAATAAAAACTTCAACACCATTTGCAGTGGATTCTTCTACGATCTTTTTTACCTTTTCATGAGTTCTGTGTGCAGATGCAACTCTTACATCGTAGGAAATACCTAGGATTTCCAGTATATTAATTGACTTCTCTGCCACATTAAAATCTGATGCACTTCCCAATATTATCATGACTTTTGGTTCCATCAATTATACCCCAACAATTATTTAAACTTTGAATATCGAATAAATTAAAGAATAATTATTTACATTAAAAATATATGCCTGAAGAGTTAATAAAGTTTCTGAGAGTACATGAAAATGATTAAAGGGATGTTTAAATGGAAATTTTCATTATGTAATTTTCAACTATATTTTTAAGTCATGTCCACACTTATAGAATAAGAAGTAAACTTGAGGTGTACCTTGTGTATTGGATTATCATGATGTTTATTGTATTATTAGCATCTATAAAAACAGCAGGCAATAATAAAAATCTGAGTGTATCGGTTATAATTCCTGCATACAACGAAGAAAAAACAGTGGGCCATGTTGTAAAGGTTGTTAAATCCCTAAATTATATAACAGAGGTTATTGTTGTTGATGATGGATCAACTGATCAAACAGCCATTATGGCCATTGATGCAGGAGCAATAATAATAAACCATATTAAAAATAGGGGAAAAGGAGCAGCTATTAAAACAGGTTTTAAAAATTCCAAAGGGGACATAGTGGTATTTTTAGATGCAGACATTAAAAATCTAACTAAATCTCAAGTTGACAATATCATCAAACCCATAATGAATGGTGAAGCTGATATAACTAAGACCAAATTTAAGAGGGAAGCTGGGCGAGTTACTGAACTTACAGCTAAGCCATTATTAAATTTTTTCTTTCCAGAGATCAAATTTGATCAACCATTAAGCGGGCAATTTGCAGCGAAAAGATCTTTTTTAAACAAAATTAAACTAGAAGATGACTATGGGGTTGATGTGGGAATTGTTTTGGATGCCGATGTAATGGGTATGAGAGTTAAAGAAGTAGACATTGGTAAAGTAGATCATGTCCTCTCCACTCTAACCGATCTTAATATTGTTGCAACCGAGGTTGTGAGAACTATTGTTGATAGAGCAACAGCATATGGAAGGATCACCATGATCGACTCCCTTGGACAGTACATAAGAATGG
This sequence is a window from Methanobacterium sp. SMA-27. Protein-coding genes within it:
- the thiL gene encoding thiamine-phosphate kinase, giving the protein MPSKISDLGEKLLIKRLLSKSKNPRLNSLFLDENSIKSLSDDAALLNLGENYLVACSDMLIQSTHFPKEMSPYQIGKKIVTVNVSDLAAMGAETIGIIVSMGLPKNMLLTDFDDLVDGVLDNCNKYGMALIGGDTNESSELTLSGTCLGIVGKKNVMMKNGTHPGDIVAVTGPLGLAAAGFKVLLNPFHNKNPLEEDTKNLVIKHALEPEAKMKEGIILAKSNSISSATDITDGLLSELGELIDANENEIGFIISMKDLPIPKEVFDIANITGSDPLDMATAYGEDFELLLTVPPNLFNDLKTKLSIYKIGLVDSSGKIKMIDKEGNTNIITPRGYEHLK
- the amrS gene encoding AmmeMemoRadiSam system radical SAM enzyme; its protein translation is MKKEAILYDKMGKSLNCKVCERRCLISDGKRGFCDMRESIDGKLFTLNYAAASSVAIDPIEKKPLFHFYPGSTVLSLGSIGCNFRCKHCQNWNISQAELEDISLREILPEDAVKLAKEYKCKSIAWTYNEPTMWLEYTIDSAKLAKKEGLKTVYVTNGYMTKESLGMIGPYLDAANVDLKGMSEQFYNELCDAKMQPVLDNIKRIYDKKIHLEITNLMIPGYNDSEKHIKALVNFMVEEIGVEVPLHFTRFFPYYKLKNIPPTAVADLEKAHKIATDAGMKYVYIGNVPSGTGENTYCYSCGELLVERNGYQIMEDDLKKEKKCPSCGAGIDIVTE
- a CDS encoding UbiD family decarboxylase, which translates into the protein MRDFLKAIENDFKVINVENEISTKYEVSKFLKQHDKEVVIFKNIKESEMGIISGICNTREKIARSISVTVPQITSRIVEATENPTPIEKVETTTKNFQVSMDADLTKLPVPTYYRKDGGAYLTAGVIIAKDPVTGVRNASIHRMLVNGTDMLGVRIVPRNLYTYYKKAEEFEKPLEIAIAIGMHPATLLASCTSIPITSDELEVANTFHNGELKLIKCDTVDIEVPDCEILLEGQILPHERAPEGPFVDLTDTYDVIRQEPIIKLSKMHYKNNPLYHAIMPAGNEHKLLQGLPQEPRIYKAVQNTVPTVRNVVLTEGGCCWLHAAISIQKQTPGDGKNVIMAALAAHPSLKHCVVVDEDIDIFNGADIEYAIATRVKGDEDILIVPGARGSSLDPRATPDGTTTKVGVDATKLLDKKEKFERVSKMLD
- the purE gene encoding 5-(carboxyamino)imidazole ribonucleotide mutase, giving the protein MEPKVMIILGSASDFNVAEKSINILEILGISYDVRVASAHRTHEKVKKIVEESTANGVEVFIGIAGLSAHLPGIIAANTHKPVVGVPVSVKLGGLDALFATVQMPVGAPVATVGIDRGENGAILAAQMVGIHDVHVRTKLSKMRREFFFKIKKDEEKLAEKLTGKYYSRHSFEIDELEGSNEYNLEDYDDPKYPDVAVIAGSYSDIKVAKKTTMFLDKMRIIYDSTVISPIRHPKKFESYMEETKAVKLYIAISGLSAHVTGAVVAFTEKPVIGVPCAKRLDGIDALLSMVNMPPGVPVATLGIDSGGNAALLAAEMLALGDLNVKQELLQFKGNMNCQ